A window of the Verminephrobacter eiseniae EF01-2 genome harbors these coding sequences:
- the eno gene encoding phosphopyruvate hydratase, protein MTTTSATASTSTTTTATSASSATERIAALHGRRVWDSRGRPTVEVEITTAGGQRGRAIAPAGASRGSAEASDLRDGGTRLGGYDVLTALDRVRSIIAPALIGMAVTDQAAIDATLDRLDPSPTRQLLGGNATVATSLAALHSAAAVRQMPLWRYLNPAGVRHLARPEVQIIGGGAHAARRVDLQDFMLIPLTAATIGDALVHIAEVHLAVGALFAARGPAHGVADEGGHWPALARNEQALELLTLGIERAGFRPGIDLGISLDIAASEFERGGSYHLAAEKRSFSRTEWLAVVGQWLQAYPIIAIEDPASEHDPIGMRAATAAFAARALIVGDDYLVSDPQRIATAAREGACNTALIKVNQAGTVTRAWQAHAAARAAGWATIVSARSGESEDVSVAHLAVGWGADLIKVGAITRGERTAKWNEMLRIDEELGGLPLAPFPLR, encoded by the coding sequence ATGACCACGACAAGCGCAACCGCAAGCACAAGCACCACCACCACGGCCACCAGCGCCAGCAGCGCCACGGAGCGCATCGCCGCGCTGCATGGCCGCCGCGTCTGGGATTCGCGTGGGCGCCCCACCGTCGAAGTCGAGATCACCACCGCCGGCGGCCAGCGCGGGCGGGCCATCGCCCCGGCCGGCGCCTCCCGAGGCTCGGCCGAAGCCAGCGACCTGCGCGACGGCGGCACCCGGCTGGGCGGATACGACGTGCTCACCGCGCTCGACCGGGTGCGCAGCATCATCGCCCCCGCGCTGATCGGCATGGCGGTGACCGACCAGGCCGCCATCGACGCCACGCTCGACCGGCTCGACCCCAGCCCGACGCGCCAGTTGCTCGGCGGCAACGCCACCGTGGCCACCTCGCTGGCCGCGCTGCACAGCGCCGCCGCCGTGCGGCAAATGCCGCTGTGGCGCTACCTGAACCCCGCCGGGGTGCGCCACCTGGCCCGGCCCGAAGTGCAAATCATCGGCGGCGGCGCGCACGCGGCCCGGCGCGTGGACCTGCAAGACTTCATGCTCATCCCGCTGACGGCCGCCACGATCGGCGATGCACTCGTCCATATCGCCGAAGTGCACCTGGCCGTGGGGGCGCTGTTTGCCGCGCGCGGCCCGGCGCACGGCGTCGCCGACGAAGGCGGGCACTGGCCCGCGCTGGCGCGCAACGAACAGGCGCTGGAACTACTGACCCTGGGCATCGAACGCGCCGGGTTTCGCCCCGGCATCGACCTGGGCATTTCGCTGGACATCGCCGCCAGCGAATTCGAGCGCGGCGGCAGCTACCACCTGGCGGCAGAAAAGCGCAGCTTCTCGCGCACCGAATGGCTCGCCGTCGTCGGCCAGTGGCTGCAGGCCTACCCCATCATCGCCATCGAAGACCCGGCGAGCGAACATGACCCCATCGGCATGCGCGCGGCCACCGCCGCATTTGCCGCCCGCGCGCTCATCGTCGGCGACGACTACCTGGTCAGCGACCCGCAGCGCATCGCCACGGCGGCACGCGAGGGCGCCTGCAACACCGCGCTGATCAAGGTCAACCAGGCCGGCACCGTCACCCGCGCCTGGCAGGCCCATGCAGCCGCCCGCGCCGCAGGCTGGGCCACCATCGTCTCCGCCCGCTCCGGCGAAAGCGAAGATGTCTCGGTCGCGCACCTGGCCGTAGGCTGGGGCGCAGACCTGATCAAAGTCGGGGCCATCACCCGTGGCGAACGCACCGCCAAGTGGAACGAAATGCTCCGCATCGACGAAGAACTCGGCGGCCTGCCGCTGGCCCCCTTCCCGTTGCGCTGA